In one Nicotiana sylvestris chromosome 8, ASM39365v2, whole genome shotgun sequence genomic region, the following are encoded:
- the LOC138875945 gene encoding uncharacterized protein, protein MPAGKLAKWQILLSEFNIVYVTQKAVKGQALADHLAENPVVGDIEPLKTYFPDEEVSFVGEDITEAYEGWRMFFDGAANFKGVGVGAVLVSKAGVTGDWIFGSSGTSSSRRVGYEKHQDITIFLSCAGIDEKIHKDRIQNEFADALATLTSMIQHPDKNFIDPVLVRIQNQPAYYAHVEEDTNGKPWFHDIKEYLTRGKYPKQTNHTQKHTLRRLSNNFFQSKETLYRRTPDLGLLRCVEAKEASILLEEIPAGTYGPHMNGFVLAKKKLRDGYFWMTMEMNYIRYVQKCHQCQVHSDVIRVPPNELSATSAPWPFAVWGINVIGLIKPTASNGHRFILVSIDYFTKCVEAASNKVVTKKVDADFVKDLIVC, encoded by the exons ATGCCGGCCggaaagttagccaagtggcagatactgttaagtgagttcaacatcgtctatgtaactcagaaggcggtcaaaggacaagcattggcagaccaccttgctgaaaatcctgtggtAGGAGATATTGAAcctttgaaaacgtattttcccgacgaagaagtatcatttgtaggagaggacattactgaaGCTTACGaaggttggaggatgttctttgatggagctgctaacttcaaaggagtgggagttggagcagttttggtatcaaaagCAG GAGTTACTGGTGATTGGatattcggatcttctggtacatcaagttcaaggagagTGGGCTACGAAAAACACCAAGATATTACCATATTTCtatcatgtgcaggaattgatgaaaagattcacaaagacagaattcaaaatgagttcgcaGATGCACTGGCCACTTTgacatcaatgatacaacatccagacaagaatttcattgatcccgtACTGGTGAGAATCCAAAATCAACCAGCTTACTATGCTCATGTTGAGGAGGATACgaatggaaaaccttggttccacgacatcaaagaatatttgacAAGAGGAAAATACCCGAAACAGACAAACCATACTCAGAAGCACACACTTCGGAGGCTGTCCAATAATTTCTTCCAAAGTAAAGAGACCCTGTATAGGAGAACTCCCGATCTTGGGCTATTAAGGTGTGTTGAAGCAAAGGAAGCTTCCATATTGCTCGAAGAAATACCTGCCGGAACTTAtggaccacatatgaatggttttgttctagccaagaaaaAACTCAGAgatggatatttttggatgaccatggagatgaATTACATCCGGTACGTACAAAAATGCCACCAATGTCAGGTACATTCAGACGTGATAAGGGTACCACCTAATGAGCTCAgcgcaacaagtgcaccttggccctTTGCTGTCTGGGGAATCAATGTCATCGGTCTGATCAAGCCTACTGCTTCgaacgggcataggtttattttagtgtccattgactacttcacaaaatgcgTAGAGGCTGCATCCAACAAAGTTGTAACCAAAAAAGTTGACGCAGACTTTGTTAAAGATCTTATTGTTTGctga